Proteins encoded by one window of Chaetodon trifascialis isolate fChaTrf1 chromosome 15, fChaTrf1.hap1, whole genome shotgun sequence:
- the mpv17l gene encoding mpv17-like protein, which produces MRRAVLKEAAKRFPWLANVTLYGCLFAGGDLVHQLIAQKERLDWRHTRNVAIVAISFHGNFNYFWLRALERRFPGKSAGMVFRKLLLDQSFASPLATSVFYTGVSFLEGKEDIFEDWREKFFNTWKTGLMYWPFMQFMNFVLMPLYMRTAFMGCCAFLWATFLCFSRQSGDGTAAVALAFVMDPRKTLEEMREARLARKKQKIQREN; this is translated from the exons ATGAGGAGAGCTGTACTGAAAGAAGCCGCCAAACGATTCCCCTGGCTGGCCAATGTCACTTTGTACGGGTGCTTATTCGCCGGCGGTGACCTTGTCCATCAGCTCATTGCTCAGAAGGAGCGCTTGGACTGGAGACACACGCGCAACGTGGCCATTGTGGCAATCAGTTTCCACGGAAACTTCAATTACTTCTGGCTACGAGCCCTGGAGAGGCGGTTCCCGGGAAAGTCCGCCGGGATGGTGTTTCGGAAACTCCTGCTGGACCAAAGCTTTGCGTCGCCTTTGGCCACCAGTGTCTTCTATACGG GGGTGAGCTTCCTGGAGGGGAAGGAGGATATCTTTGAAGACTGGAGAGAGAAGTTCTTCAACACCTGGAAG ACTGGGCTCATGTACTGGCCATTCATGCAG TTTATGAACTTCGTCCTGATGCCGCTGTACATGCGAACTGCCTTCATGGGCTGCTGCGCCTTCCTCTGGGCCACCTTCCTGTGCTTCTCTCGGCAGAGCGGCGACGGCACCGCTGCCGTGGCTCTGGCCTTCGTCATGGACCCCCGAAAGACCCTGGAGGAGATGCGTGAGGCGCGACTGGCCCGGAAAAAGCAAAAGATCCAGAGGGAAAACTGA